In Alphaproteobacteria bacterium, one DNA window encodes the following:
- a CDS encoding EAL domain-containing response regulator produces MTTLRLLVIDDEVDICETIAEIAADRGVEVKTLSNPDSVPGLLASFTPDAIMLDLMMPGTDGVEMLRYLAEQVKSAKVILMSGSDPRVLNSARRLGSAHGLDVVTVFEKPIDITLLRATLDQLIGSDTKAPPGADLSQAIATGQIILYYQPLIEIATRRVRGVEALVRWNHPTRGVLPPSDFLDQISEEGLMGQMTERVMVMGITQAAKWHAQGEAINVSINMPASALLDLSLPERVGLLCEQHNLPAERIILEVTETEAMRDTTRTLDVLVRMRLRGIGVAIDDFGIGYSSLKELQRMPFSEMKIDKSFVLDMASNKGCSVIVNTIIALGHNLGLEIVAEGVEDARVWNLLAERQCDLAQGYYMGRPMPPEDFPAWLEKWRNGNS; encoded by the coding sequence ATGACAACTCTGCGCCTTTTGGTCATTGATGACGAAGTGGATATCTGCGAAACCATCGCGGAGATCGCCGCCGACCGTGGCGTTGAGGTCAAAACACTGAGCAATCCGGACTCCGTCCCCGGCCTGTTGGCATCCTTCACTCCCGATGCCATCATGCTGGATCTGATGATGCCTGGCACGGATGGTGTCGAAATGCTGCGCTATCTGGCCGAGCAGGTCAAAAGTGCCAAGGTGATTCTGATGAGCGGCAGCGATCCTCGCGTACTGAACAGCGCACGCCGTCTGGGCAGCGCCCACGGACTGGATGTTGTAACTGTCTTCGAAAAACCCATTGATATCACGCTGCTGCGCGCCACTTTGGATCAATTGATCGGCTCTGACACCAAAGCACCGCCGGGAGCGGACTTATCTCAAGCCATCGCGACAGGACAAATTATTCTTTATTACCAGCCTCTTATTGAAATTGCGACGCGGCGAGTCCGTGGGGTCGAGGCCCTTGTGCGCTGGAACCATCCCACGCGCGGGGTTCTGCCTCCTTCCGATTTTCTGGATCAGATCAGCGAAGAAGGACTGATGGGACAAATGACCGAGCGGGTCATGGTGATGGGAATTACCCAGGCCGCCAAATGGCATGCCCAAGGCGAGGCTATCAATGTCTCGATCAACATGCCCGCCAGCGCCTTGTTGGATTTGAGTTTGCCCGAAAGGGTAGGACTGCTTTGTGAGCAACACAATCTGCCTGCCGAGCGGATCATTCTTGAAGTCACCGAAACCGAAGCCATGCGCGACACCACCAGGACCCTGGACGTGCTGGTGCGGATGCGCCTACGCGGCATCGGCGTGGCCATCGATGATTTCGGCATTGGTTATTCGTCTCTGAAAGAGCTGCAGCGCATGCCTTTTAGCGAGATGAAGATCGACAAGTCCTTTGTTCTGGATATGGCCAGCAACAAGGGATGCAGCGTCATCGTGAACACAATCATCGCGTTGGGCCACAATCTGGGCCTTGAGATCGTAGCCGAAGGCGTTGAAGATGCCCGAGTCTGGAATCTTTTGGCCGAACGACAATGCGATCTAGCCCAAGGCTATTACATGGGCCGCCCCATGCCCCCCGAGGATTTCCCGGCCTGGCTGGAAAAATGGCGCAACGGAAATTCTTGA
- a CDS encoding isoaspartyl peptidase/L-asparaginase produces MLLLSCDDISWKEFIGFKSAIEILTQKKDPLKAVEARICAVEDAGLDSVGTTGYPDRDGNVTLDAGLMSGQNLLSAGVGCLQGYQHPFLVAQELWKQQKKGVTPHNYLVGIGANKFADSVQAKKANSSEKNKDDRSPLTHDTVGCISWDGQDQWFVGTSTSGWGGKLPGRLGDSCTAGAGFCAFPKGAVFCTWTGEIATRFSLAARTAIYMEDGLSVDQAVNKALRVVAAINNGHKGPVIIHAASQEGCCVAGYGFEGGKIPATYTFWRDGMQEPVRRQVPLWNPDILAVAF; encoded by the coding sequence TTGCTACTCTTATCTTGTGATGACATAAGTTGGAAAGAATTTATAGGCTTTAAAAGCGCCATAGAAATTCTAACCCAAAAAAAAGATCCCCTTAAGGCTGTTGAGGCAAGAATTTGCGCCGTTGAAGATGCGGGCTTGGATTCGGTCGGTACAACGGGTTATCCCGATAGAGATGGGAACGTGACGCTTGATGCGGGCCTTATGTCTGGACAAAATCTCCTTTCTGCTGGCGTTGGATGCCTTCAAGGCTATCAACACCCTTTTCTTGTTGCACAAGAACTTTGGAAACAGCAAAAAAAAGGTGTAACGCCTCATAATTATTTAGTTGGAATTGGCGCCAACAAATTCGCCGATTCCGTCCAAGCAAAAAAAGCGAACTCGTCAGAAAAAAATAAAGATGATCGTTCTCCGCTAACACATGACACAGTTGGATGCATAAGTTGGGATGGTCAAGATCAATGGTTTGTTGGAACAAGCACGTCAGGATGGGGAGGAAAATTGCCAGGACGACTTGGAGATTCTTGTACAGCAGGTGCGGGTTTTTGTGCTTTTCCCAAGGGTGCCGTTTTTTGTACATGGACAGGGGAAATAGCAACACGTTTTTCTCTTGCTGCACGCACAGCCATTTATATGGAAGACGGTCTATCTGTTGACCAAGCTGTGAACAAAGCGTTGCGCGTTGTTGCCGCCATAAATAACGGACATAAAGGCCCCGTTATCATTCATGCCGCATCGCAAGAAGGCTGCTGTGTCGCAGGTTATGGGTTCGAAGGGGGCAAAATTCCAGCGACTTATACCTTTTGGCGGGACGGTATGCAGGAACCTGTCCGGCGGCAAGTTCCTTTATGGAACCCCGATATACTTGCTGTTGCTTTTTGA
- the infA gene encoding translation initiation factor IF-1, with amino-acid sequence MGKEDLIEFPGTVTEMLPNAMFRVKLDNGHDVLAHTSGKMRKNRIRVLVGDKVNVEMTPYDLTKGRITFRHK; translated from the coding sequence ATGGGTAAAGAAGATCTAATCGAGTTCCCCGGCACCGTGACCGAGATGCTGCCCAACGCCATGTTCCGGGTCAAACTGGACAACGGGCATGACGTGCTGGCGCATACATCGGGCAAGATGCGCAAGAACCGCATTCGCGTCCTGGTGGGCGACAAGGTGAATGTGGAAATGACGCCCTATGACCTGACCAAGGGCCGCATCACGTTCCGCCACAAATAG
- a CDS encoding GIY-YIG nuclease family protein, producing the protein MKYVYILHSETGEHFYVGVTDDLRARLKMHNAGNVPHTSKYKPWNLKTYTAFSDEDQAFAFERYLKSPSGRAFAKKRL; encoded by the coding sequence ATGAAATATGTCTATATCCTGCACAGCGAAACAGGCGAGCATTTTTATGTCGGCGTAACGGACGATTTGCGGGCAAGGCTCAAAATGCACAACGCAGGAAATGTTCCACACACATCAAAATATAAACCATGGAATCTAAAAACCTATACGGCGTTTTCAGATGAAGACCAAGCTTTTGCTTTTGAGAGGTATCTCAAATCGCCATCAGGCAGGGCGTTTGCGAAGAAACGATTGTGA
- a CDS encoding ribonuclease E/G, whose protein sequence is MSITAPSIIRIARLSHEGMDVAAALRDGGVTDIYAIPAKAVPLYGMVTLGRIERLMAKSAIVDIGSAGQAWLAPTPGDMAAGDTLKLRVVAEAAPGKLPRILRAEDDAQETRPALTVLERALEDHPGAIILESPSEEDETAIENALREISTPYAPLPEGGSLMIEPTSALVAVDVNAGSMRGLNAVNAAAVKALARHMRWRQLCGLIVMDCAGSITNAANRASLLDLLKSTFADDPAGVHVHGLSKLGLAEITRTRRGWSWHEARHL, encoded by the coding sequence ATGTCCATCACTGCCCCATCCATCATCCGCATTGCCCGCTTAAGCCATGAAGGAATGGATGTCGCCGCCGCGCTGCGCGATGGCGGCGTGACCGATATTTATGCCATCCCCGCAAAAGCCGTGCCCCTTTATGGCATGGTCACCCTTGGACGTATCGAACGGCTCATGGCCAAATCGGCCATTGTGGATATAGGTTCGGCTGGGCAGGCTTGGCTAGCCCCAACCCCTGGCGATATGGCGGCAGGCGACACGCTGAAACTGCGTGTGGTGGCCGAGGCCGCGCCTGGGAAACTGCCCCGAATTCTACGCGCGGAGGATGACGCGCAAGAAACGCGACCGGCTCTGACCGTCCTTGAACGCGCCCTGGAGGATCATCCCGGTGCGATCATTCTTGAATCCCCAAGCGAGGAAGACGAAACCGCGATTGAGAACGCCTTGCGGGAAATCTCGACCCCCTATGCGCCCCTGCCCGAAGGCGGCAGCCTGATGATCGAACCGACATCCGCGCTGGTCGCGGTGGATGTGAATGCCGGATCCATGCGCGGCCTGAACGCCGTCAACGCCGCCGCCGTCAAGGCCCTGGCGCGTCATATGCGCTGGCGGCAATTATGCGGCCTGATCGTCATGGATTGCGCCGGATCAATCACCAACGCCGCCAACCGCGCCTCTTTGCTGGATTTGCTGAAATCCACCTTCGCCGACGATCCCGCCGGGGTTCATGTGCATGGCCTGTCCAAATTGGGCCTAGCCGAAATCACCCGAACGCGCCGAGGATGGTCATGGCACGAGGCCAGACATCTTTAA
- a CDS encoding ribonuclease D, which produces MKVTLHEGDLPDGLDLGSCVAMDTESMGLKPKRDRLCLVQLSSGDGTAHLVRFKPGPQPYDAPNLRRLLKDPNVTKMFHFARADLNAMRQSLGVLAAPIYCTKIASVLARTFTDRHGLRDLCRDLLGIDISKEQQTSDWGNPNLSQAQLTYAAGDVMHLHALKQKLDDILTREGRLPLAQACFTFLPVRVELDLNGWEDSDIFAYRPTPRRD; this is translated from the coding sequence ATGAAAGTCACATTACACGAAGGCGATTTGCCCGATGGGTTGGACCTTGGCTCGTGCGTGGCCATGGATACCGAGTCCATGGGCCTGAAGCCCAAACGTGATCGGTTGTGCTTGGTACAGCTTTCATCGGGCGATGGCACGGCGCATTTGGTGCGATTCAAACCCGGTCCGCAGCCTTATGACGCGCCCAATCTGCGCCGTCTGCTGAAGGACCCCAATGTTACCAAGATGTTTCACTTTGCCCGCGCGGACCTGAACGCCATGCGGCAGTCGTTGGGCGTTCTGGCTGCCCCTATTTATTGCACGAAGATCGCCTCGGTATTGGCGCGCACCTTTACGGATCGCCATGGTCTGCGCGACCTGTGCCGCGATTTGTTGGGTATCGATATTTCCAAGGAGCAGCAAACCTCCGATTGGGGCAATCCCAATTTGTCGCAAGCGCAATTGACCTATGCGGCCGGAGATGTGATGCATCTGCATGCGTTAAAGCAGAAGTTGGACGATATCCTGACTCGTGAAGGTCGCTTGCCCCTGGCTCAGGCCTGTTTCACCTTCCTGCCCGTGCGTGTGGAATTAGATCTGAACGGCTGGGAAGATTCGGATATCTTCGCTTATCGTCCCACGCCGCGCAGGGATTGA
- a CDS encoding flagellar basal body-associated FliL family protein encodes MANKKAEKEPKEADDPKAKSAGDKDSKGGAKEGEGGEAEAEGAAQEILRKKKKKKLIIIAAVALVVLLGGGVGGLVATGVIGGHKDKPAAEGGESGGTEGGDKAHAVKTDPVYFSLGDLIINLSTEGNRRLFLKVKISMEVSKPEEAAALEKMKPRIVDQFQIYLRELRMDDFRGSAGIDRLREELVLRTNAVTKPIKVRDVLFQEILVSQ; translated from the coding sequence GTGGCTAATAAGAAAGCAGAAAAAGAACCCAAGGAAGCCGACGACCCCAAGGCCAAATCGGCCGGGGATAAGGACTCCAAAGGAGGCGCCAAGGAAGGCGAAGGCGGCGAGGCGGAAGCCGAGGGCGCAGCCCAAGAGATTCTGCGAAAAAAGAAAAAAAAGAAGCTCATCATTATTGCCGCCGTGGCCTTGGTGGTCTTGCTGGGAGGTGGCGTGGGTGGCTTGGTGGCCACGGGGGTCATCGGCGGACACAAGGATAAACCCGCCGCCGAAGGCGGCGAATCGGGCGGCACCGAAGGCGGCGACAAGGCCCATGCCGTTAAGACGGATCCAGTCTATTTCAGTCTCGGCGATCTTATCATCAATCTGTCAACCGAAGGCAATCGCCGTCTCTTTCTGAAGGTCAAGATTAGCATGGAAGTCAGTAAGCCCGAAGAAGCCGCGGCTTTGGAGAAGATGAAGCCCCGCATCGTGGACCAATTCCAGATCTATCTGCGTGAATTGCGCATGGACGATTTCCGTGGCTCTGCGGGCATCGATCGACTGCGTGAGGAATTGGTCTTGCGCACAAACGCCGTCACAAAACCTATCAAGGTGCGCGATGTGT
- a CDS encoding nitroreductase family protein, translating to MDIFSAIKNRRSSRTFIEKKISQEMLEKLIYYASLAPSPKNRQPWKAILLQDSYKDEFVTFSFACIESLKKQERRFGSLEISLNAMKEADSLFIIYNPFWEESPSEEKTRWQECDLQAIGAMVENLILSATACDIGSLWINDFRFIKKEIQDWLVLREDIIAIVALGYMPSLPFSKRRKSIQDILEVRQKKQ from the coding sequence GTGGACATTTTTTCAGCCATTAAAAACCGCAGAAGTTCTCGAACTTTTATTGAGAAAAAAATATCTCAGGAGATGTTGGAGAAATTAATTTATTATGCTTCTCTCGCTCCTTCGCCCAAAAACAGACAGCCTTGGAAAGCTATTTTGCTACAAGATAGCTACAAGGACGAATTTGTAACCTTCTCTTTTGCGTGTATTGAATCTCTGAAAAAACAAGAAAGGAGGTTTGGAAGTCTGGAAATCAGTTTAAACGCGATGAAAGAAGCGGATAGTCTTTTTATCATTTATAATCCTTTTTGGGAAGAAAGCCCATCAGAAGAAAAGACCCGTTGGCAGGAATGTGATCTACAAGCCATTGGGGCTATGGTTGAGAACTTAATACTGTCAGCAACGGCCTGTGATATTGGTTCATTATGGATCAATGATTTTCGGTTTATTAAAAAGGAAATTCAAGACTGGCTTGTCCTACGAGAAGATATTATAGCTATAGTTGCACTAGGTTATATGCCATCTCTTCCTTTTTCAAAACGCAGGAAATCAATTCAAGATATTCTCGAAGTCAGGCAGAAAAAGCAGTGA
- a CDS encoding PAS domain S-box protein, with the protein MPEFRARTWLVLLGLAMLAGICPTAAWAQSMVHIPSVSSVASPAFTLGIFYGIMLTACLYLFFIWIVVRDSSHIFLISMLLSLSVNMGALDLFMGENSYTETMSKEIIKKAAMALFYASSVVFTMKFLEFYNKNSPMQIVLQIALLMFIVLFMWAILFSPSFYINIGILKYAIILGSLVILWAGALAFIHRVPSSETHLLAFAILFVGMLEAPLKDMGLLNVHLANLNLMHFTTSLAAMVFAVVIASQFANRQEAKERALAISNERFSLAAQGANEGLYEWNLTDGNTYFSDRLKSIIGSSLPPGFAGLRCWLHLIYPPDARRVLRIWRQFRRSNRRSISIEYRLVRQDGRQRWLYTTAVALRDHSTGRILRLVGSTGDISEKKRAEVALKASETRFRSIAEAHPVPVIIIRSSDGALLFATESAAVMFGIPIENLREHSLRHFCANQEDLQPMLHDLASGRPAELPEITLLRSDSTPLPASLLGRPIIYEREAAAVVGINDLSERKHAEEEIAKQREALLQSEKMAALGGLLAGVAHELNNPLSVAVGQATLLLEGSSDAKIIGRAEKIKKAVERCTRIVRSFLALARRKPPERHEVKLNPIVEGVVELLGYQLRTNNVTLKLEMDPNLPTVYADGDQLSQVVTNLVVNSQQAMQALPGAHTLNLVTRSLPQTGEIEIVVSDNGPGIPPEIRTRIFEPFFTTKPAGSGTGIGLSLSLNIVESHGGRLLLDETPGGGATFIIRLPVYHGQEDSYGDDVEAAKPAIAPIASMSPKRLLLVDDEIEIAQTLSDLLAPDGHSCDIAENGEVALQKLATNGYDLIVSDLRMPVLDGPGLYDALQKNFPMYLRRILFATGDTLSPHVHDFLARTAVPVIDKPYTPQDVRRAIARQLQEAENLPSSPQGST; encoded by the coding sequence ATGCCCGAATTCCGTGCTCGAACATGGCTAGTCCTGCTGGGGTTGGCGATGCTGGCCGGAATTTGCCCGACCGCCGCATGGGCGCAATCCATGGTGCATATCCCCAGCGTGTCCTCTGTGGCCTCACCCGCCTTCACGCTAGGAATCTTCTATGGAATTATGCTGACAGCGTGCTTGTATTTGTTTTTTATCTGGATCGTGGTGCGCGATAGCAGCCATATCTTTTTGATTTCCATGCTTTTATCGTTGTCTGTGAATATGGGGGCCTTAGATTTGTTCATGGGCGAGAACAGCTATACCGAAACCATGAGCAAAGAGATCATCAAAAAGGCGGCCATGGCTTTGTTCTACGCCTCAAGCGTTGTCTTTACGATGAAATTCTTAGAATTCTATAATAAGAACAGCCCTATGCAGATTGTGCTGCAGATTGCCTTGCTGATGTTTATCGTTCTGTTCATGTGGGCAATTCTGTTCAGTCCGTCCTTCTATATCAATATTGGTATTTTGAAATATGCCATTATTTTGGGCAGCTTGGTGATCCTTTGGGCAGGAGCGTTGGCCTTTATTCACCGCGTTCCCAGCAGTGAGACGCATCTATTGGCCTTCGCCATCTTGTTCGTCGGTATGCTGGAAGCACCTTTGAAAGACATGGGGCTGTTAAACGTCCATCTCGCCAATTTGAATCTGATGCATTTCACCACGTCTTTGGCCGCCATGGTCTTTGCCGTGGTCATCGCCAGCCAGTTCGCCAACCGACAAGAAGCCAAGGAGCGTGCGTTGGCCATTAGCAACGAACGCTTTTCATTGGCGGCTCAGGGCGCGAATGAGGGCCTGTATGAATGGAACCTGACAGATGGCAACACCTATTTCTCGGACCGCTTGAAATCCATCATTGGCAGCAGTCTGCCGCCGGGATTTGCCGGTCTGCGCTGCTGGCTACATCTGATTTATCCGCCCGATGCGCGGCGCGTTTTGCGGATATGGCGTCAGTTTCGCCGCAGCAACCGCCGGTCCATCAGCATCGAATATCGTCTTGTTCGCCAAGATGGCCGCCAGCGTTGGTTATACACCACCGCCGTGGCCTTACGCGATCACAGCACCGGACGCATCTTGCGCCTGGTCGGATCGACGGGAGATATCAGCGAAAAGAAACGTGCCGAGGTCGCCTTAAAAGCCAGCGAAACACGCTTTCGTAGCATAGCCGAAGCGCACCCTGTTCCAGTTATCATTATTCGTAGCAGCGACGGCGCCTTGCTCTTCGCCACTGAAAGCGCGGCCGTCATGTTCGGCATTCCTATCGAGAATTTGCGTGAGCATTCTTTGCGTCACTTCTGCGCCAATCAAGAAGACTTGCAACCGATGTTGCACGATCTGGCTTCGGGACGGCCTGCGGAATTGCCAGAGATTACCTTGCTACGCAGCGATAGCACCCCCCTGCCCGCCTCGCTTTTGGGACGTCCGATCATCTATGAGCGCGAGGCTGCAGCCGTGGTCGGAATCAATGACCTGAGCGAACGCAAACACGCCGAAGAAGAAATTGCCAAGCAGCGCGAAGCCCTGCTGCAAAGTGAGAAAATGGCGGCACTGGGAGGCCTGTTGGCTGGCGTGGCGCATGAACTGAACAATCCGCTCTCTGTGGCCGTCGGGCAGGCGACATTGCTGTTGGAGGGCTCCAGCGATGCCAAGATCATCGGTCGCGCCGAGAAGATCAAGAAGGCCGTGGAGCGTTGTACCCGCATTGTGCGTAGCTTCCTGGCCCTGGCAAGGCGCAAACCGCCCGAGCGCCACGAGGTCAAACTCAATCCCATCGTCGAGGGCGTGGTAGAACTGCTGGGATATCAACTGCGCACCAACAACGTCACCCTAAAATTGGAAATGGATCCTAATCTTCCAACGGTTTATGCCGATGGCGACCAGCTTAGCCAAGTGGTCACCAACCTGGTCGTCAACTCACAGCAAGCCATGCAAGCTTTGCCAGGTGCCCACACGCTGAACCTCGTCACACGAAGTCTGCCTCAGACGGGCGAGATAGAGATCGTCGTCTCGGATAATGGCCCTGGTATTCCTCCCGAGATTCGTACGCGCATCTTCGAACCATTCTTCACCACCAAACCCGCAGGCTCGGGGACGGGTATCGGATTGTCGCTGAGCCTGAATATCGTCGAAAGCCATGGCGGACGTCTGTTGTTGGATGAAACACCCGGTGGCGGGGCCACCTTCATCATCCGCTTGCCCGTCTATCACGGCCAAGAGGATAGTTATGGCGACGATGTCGAAGCGGCCAAACCCGCCATTGCCCCCATCGCAAGCATGTCCCCCAAACGTCTATTGCTGGTTGACGATGAAATAGAGATTGCCCAGACTCTGAGCGATTTGCTCGCGCCCGATGGACACAGCTGCGATATCGCCGAAAATGGCGAGGTTGCCTTACAAAAACTGGCCACGAACGGCTATGACCTCATCGTTAGCGATCTGCGTATGCCTGTCTTGGATGGACCGGGACTATATGACGCATTACAAAAAAACTTTCCGATGTATCTACGCCGCATTCTTTTCGCAACCGGCGACACCCTCAGCCCACATGTCCACGATTTTCTGGCGCGCACAGCGGTGCCGGTCATTGATAAGCCTTATACGCCCCAAGATGTCCGGCGCGCCATCGCCAGGCAGCTCCAGGAAGCGGAGAATCTTCCCTCAAGCCCCCAAGGATCGACATAA
- a CDS encoding branched-chain amino acid aminotransferase, producing the protein MALIPFDDRDGVIWYDGQMVPWREARLHVLSHGLHYGSCVFEGERVYNGRVFKLTEHSQRLRDSARLMDFEIPYSVEQLDAATRAVVAAQKVENGYVRPVAWRGSEMMAIAAQQTKIHVVIASWVWPTYFGLEAREKGISLKTSRWVRPAPDMAPVAAKAAGLYMICTISKHEAEREGFNDSLMLDYRGQIAECTGANFFMVVNGELHTPTPDCFLDGITRRTVIDLARRRGITVVERAIWPQDLAQAQEVFITGTAAELTPVGRIDDLSFTPGAITRQLIEDYTAEVTKAA; encoded by the coding sequence ATGGCTTTGATTCCATTTGATGATCGTGACGGCGTGATCTGGTATGACGGCCAGATGGTTCCTTGGCGCGAGGCAAGATTGCATGTGCTGAGCCACGGCCTGCATTACGGGAGCTGCGTGTTCGAGGGCGAGCGCGTCTATAACGGTCGCGTGTTTAAATTGACCGAACATTCCCAGCGTCTACGAGACTCGGCCCGGTTGATGGACTTCGAGATTCCCTATTCGGTCGAGCAGCTCGACGCCGCCACGCGCGCCGTGGTGGCCGCGCAGAAAGTGGAAAACGGCTATGTGCGCCCCGTCGCCTGGCGCGGCAGCGAGATGATGGCCATTGCCGCGCAGCAGACAAAGATTCATGTGGTGATCGCCAGCTGGGTCTGGCCGACCTATTTCGGCCTGGAGGCGCGCGAGAAAGGCATTTCCTTAAAAACAAGCCGCTGGGTACGCCCGGCCCCCGATATGGCGCCTGTCGCCGCCAAGGCCGCCGGCTTATACATGATCTGCACCATCAGCAAGCACGAAGCCGAGCGCGAAGGATTCAACGACTCCCTGATGCTGGATTACCGTGGTCAGATTGCCGAATGCACGGGGGCCAATTTCTTCATGGTCGTGAACGGTGAATTGCACACGCCAACGCCCGATTGTTTCTTGGACGGAATCACCCGCCGCACAGTGATCGACTTGGCGCGGCGGCGCGGCATCACGGTGGTCGAACGCGCCATCTGGCCGCAAGACCTGGCCCAGGCGCAGGAAGTGTTCATCACCGGCACCGCCGCCGAACTGACGCCCGTTGGCCGCATTGACGATCTAAGCTTCACGCCCGGTGCCATCACCCGACAATTGATCGAGGATTACACCGCAGAGGTAACAAAAGCCGCTTAA
- the maf gene encoding septum formation protein Maf translates to MKLVLASCSPRRLELLDRIGVRPDIVDPADIDESELPDEVPLQAVRRLALAKAQAVAQRHPDDLVLAADTMAACGRRILPKADTPQMVRECLRLLSGRRHRLMTAVVLARPGKAPACRVATNIVALKRLDEREIEAYVACGEGLGKAGGYAIQGHFEAYVRFISGSASGIIGLPLFETRQMLQGAGYPVM, encoded by the coding sequence ATGAAACTGGTTTTGGCATCCTGTTCGCCGCGCCGCCTGGAATTGCTGGATAGGATCGGTGTGCGGCCAGATATCGTGGACCCGGCCGATATCGACGAAAGCGAACTCCCTGACGAAGTGCCGTTGCAAGCCGTGCGCCGTCTGGCTCTGGCCAAGGCGCAGGCGGTCGCGCAACGTCATCCCGATGATCTTGTCTTAGCCGCCGATACGATGGCAGCATGCGGACGGCGTATCCTGCCCAAGGCCGACACGCCCCAAATGGTGCGCGAATGTCTTCGTCTGCTGTCGGGACGCCGCCATCGCCTGATGACCGCCGTGGTTCTGGCACGACCGGGCAAGGCTCCCGCCTGCCGTGTCGCCACCAATATCGTCGCCCTCAAGCGTCTGGACGAGCGTGAGATCGAAGCCTATGTCGCTTGCGGCGAAGGCTTGGGCAAGGCGGGCGGATATGCCATCCAAGGGCATTTCGAGGCCTATGTGCGCTTTATCAGCGGCAGCGCCAGCGGCATCATCGGCCTGCCCTTGTTCGAGACGCGCCAGATGTTGCAAGGCGCGGGCTATCCGGTCATGTAA